Proteins encoded by one window of Cloeon dipterum chromosome 4, ieCloDipt1.1, whole genome shotgun sequence:
- the yki gene encoding transcriptional coactivator YAP1 isoform X1, whose protein sequence is MANNNNTAKTSVVRMENDDSLQLMFDLVLKPNSQRPLQVPLRMRKLPDSFFKPPGKGSKSGSGTNISHSRENSSDSTFGAGNTNVNSPSATVSASAGSPQQQQQQQLAPQAAPPPPLQISHPRAHSSPASLQQTYASAHQQVPTASAAAHHHRQRSFDVLGDSGPDPLGPLPPGWEQARTAEGQIYFLNHHSRTTTWEDPRKTLAAQTLAAQAAQQQAVQQQQASRELLGATPPHPAPSPQPQAVIVGESSNSRGGVLAPGRLQQQQRQAPAAAAAASVSSSPSPAVAAAAAGDLGPLPEGWEQATTPEGEVYFIDHIGRSTSWFDPRIPMHLQRPMVSQSQAPQMGASNWLNSPLSQAHKLRMQSLVQECATIKQRKDDIDAFVLQQALIMRQKASLALSEESTVASNMVCGPTGMDPFLSSLTDHSRQESADSGLGMGTGYSLPQTPDDFLSMDENMENMDINENDPVSQEMVSLDGPDINSLSAENIESTDDLVPSLQLTDDMSNDLLQSIINNAGGRTDNTLTWL, encoded by the exons ATggcaaacaacaataacacaGCGAAGACCTCGGTGGTGCGAATGGAAAATGACGACTCTCTGCAACTCATGTTCGACCTGGTGCTCAAGCCCAACTCGCAGCGGCCGCTGCAGGTGCCCCTGCGCATGAGGAAACTGCCCGACTCGTTTTTCAAGCCGCCCGGCAAGGGCTCCAAGTCCGGCTCCGGCACCAACATCTCGCACAGCCGCGAGAACAGTTCCGACTCGACCTTCGGCGCCGGCAACACCAACGTCAACTCGCCTTCCGCCACCGTCTCCGCGTCCGCCGGctcgccgcagcagcagcaacagcagcagttgGCGCCGCaagcggcgccgccgccgccgctgcagaTCAGCCATCCCAGGGCGCACAGCTCGCCGGCGTCGCTGCAGCAGACGTACGCCTCGGCGCACCAACAGGTGCCGACCGCCAGCGCTGCCGCCCACCACCATCGACAGCGCAGTTTCGACGTCCTCGGGGACAGCGGACCTGACCCCCTAGGACCCCTGCCTCCCGGCTGGGAGCAGGCCCGCACGGCAGAGGGACAAATCTACTTCTTAAA CCACCACTCACGTACCACGACCTGGGAGGATCCACGCAAGACCCTGGCCGCACAGACCCTGGCCGCGCAGGCAGCCCAGCAGCAGGCGGTGCAGCAGCAACAGGCTTCGAGAGAGCTCCTCGGGGCCACGCCGCCACATCCTGCTCCATCCCCTCAACCTCAAG cAGTCATCGTCGGCGAGTCAAGCAACAGCCGCGGCGGGGTGCTCGCCCCCGGCCGCCTCCAGCAGCAACAGCGGCAAGCGCcggcagccgccgccgccgcctccgtgTCGTCGTCGCCGTCGCCAGCGgtcgcggcggccgccgccggcgaCCTGGGCCCTCTTCCCGAGGGCTGGGAACAGGCCACCACCCCCGAGGGAGAAGTTTACTTCATCGACCACATCGGCCGGTCCACCAGCTGGTTTGACCCTAGAATAC cGATGCACCTGCAACGACCCATGGTTTCCCAGTCGCAGGCACCCCAAATGGGGGCGTCCAACTGGCTCAACAGCCCCCTCAGCCAGGCACACAAACTGCGCATGCAGAGTCTGGTCCAAGAGTGCGCCACTATCAAACAACGAAAAGACGACATT GATGCATTTGTGTTGCAGCAAGCGCTAATCATGCGGCAAAAAGCGAGTCTGGCGCTGAGCGAAGAGAGCACGGTGGCGAGCAACATGGTTTGCGGCCCGACCGGCATGGACCCCTTCCTCAGCAGCTTGACTGATCACTCGCGCCAGGAGTCTGCGGACAGTGGCCTGGGAATGGGCACTGGATACAGCCTGCCGCAGACTCCGGACGACTTTCTCAGCATGGATGAGAACATGGAGAATATGGACATTAATG AGAATGACCCTGTCAGTCAAGAAATGGTGTCGTTAGACGGACCAGACATCAACTCACTCAGTGCAGAAAATATTGAGTCTACTGATGATCTTGTTCCGTCTCTACAG TTGACCGACGACATGTCCAACGATCTGCTGCAGTCCATCATCAACAACGCAGGAGGAAGGACCGACAACACGCTCACATGGCTCTAG
- the yki gene encoding transcriptional coactivator yorkie isoform X3 has product MANNNNTAKTSVVRMENDDSLQLMFDLVLKPNSQRPLQVPLRMRKLPDSFFKPPGKGSKSGSGTNISHSRENSSDSTFGAGNTNVNSPSATVSASAGSPQQQQQQQLAPQAAPPPPLQISHPRAHSSPASLQQTYASAHQQVPTASAAAHHHRQRSFDVLGDSGPDPLGPLPPGWEQARTAEGQIYFLNHHSRTTTWEDPRKTLAAQTLAAQAAQQQAVQQQQASRELLGATPPHPAPSPQPQAMHLQRPMVSQSQAPQMGASNWLNSPLSQAHKLRMQSLVQECATIKQRKDDIDAFVLQQALIMRQKASLALSEESTVASNMVCGPTGMDPFLSSLTDHSRQESADSGLGMGTGYSLPQTPDDFLSMDENMENMDINENDPVSQEMVSLDGPDINSLSAENIESTDDLVPSLQLTDDMSNDLLQSIINNAGGRTDNTLTWL; this is encoded by the exons ATggcaaacaacaataacacaGCGAAGACCTCGGTGGTGCGAATGGAAAATGACGACTCTCTGCAACTCATGTTCGACCTGGTGCTCAAGCCCAACTCGCAGCGGCCGCTGCAGGTGCCCCTGCGCATGAGGAAACTGCCCGACTCGTTTTTCAAGCCGCCCGGCAAGGGCTCCAAGTCCGGCTCCGGCACCAACATCTCGCACAGCCGCGAGAACAGTTCCGACTCGACCTTCGGCGCCGGCAACACCAACGTCAACTCGCCTTCCGCCACCGTCTCCGCGTCCGCCGGctcgccgcagcagcagcaacagcagcagttgGCGCCGCaagcggcgccgccgccgccgctgcagaTCAGCCATCCCAGGGCGCACAGCTCGCCGGCGTCGCTGCAGCAGACGTACGCCTCGGCGCACCAACAGGTGCCGACCGCCAGCGCTGCCGCCCACCACCATCGACAGCGCAGTTTCGACGTCCTCGGGGACAGCGGACCTGACCCCCTAGGACCCCTGCCTCCCGGCTGGGAGCAGGCCCGCACGGCAGAGGGACAAATCTACTTCTTAAA CCACCACTCACGTACCACGACCTGGGAGGATCCACGCAAGACCCTGGCCGCACAGACCCTGGCCGCGCAGGCAGCCCAGCAGCAGGCGGTGCAGCAGCAACAGGCTTCGAGAGAGCTCCTCGGGGCCACGCCGCCACATCCTGCTCCATCCCCTCAACCTCAAG cGATGCACCTGCAACGACCCATGGTTTCCCAGTCGCAGGCACCCCAAATGGGGGCGTCCAACTGGCTCAACAGCCCCCTCAGCCAGGCACACAAACTGCGCATGCAGAGTCTGGTCCAAGAGTGCGCCACTATCAAACAACGAAAAGACGACATT GATGCATTTGTGTTGCAGCAAGCGCTAATCATGCGGCAAAAAGCGAGTCTGGCGCTGAGCGAAGAGAGCACGGTGGCGAGCAACATGGTTTGCGGCCCGACCGGCATGGACCCCTTCCTCAGCAGCTTGACTGATCACTCGCGCCAGGAGTCTGCGGACAGTGGCCTGGGAATGGGCACTGGATACAGCCTGCCGCAGACTCCGGACGACTTTCTCAGCATGGATGAGAACATGGAGAATATGGACATTAATG AGAATGACCCTGTCAGTCAAGAAATGGTGTCGTTAGACGGACCAGACATCAACTCACTCAGTGCAGAAAATATTGAGTCTACTGATGATCTTGTTCCGTCTCTACAG TTGACCGACGACATGTCCAACGATCTGCTGCAGTCCATCATCAACAACGCAGGAGGAAGGACCGACAACACGCTCACATGGCTCTAG
- the yki gene encoding transcriptional coactivator YAP1 isoform X2: MANNNNTAKTSVVRMENDDSLQLMFDLVLKPNSQRPLQVPLRMRKLPDSFFKPPGKGSKSGSGTNISHSRENSSDSTFGAGNTNVNSPSATVSASAGSPQQQQQQQLAPQAAPPPPLQISHPRAHSSPASLQQTYASAHQQVPTASAAAHHHRQRSFDVLGDSGPDPLGPLPPGWEQARTAEGQIYFLNHHSRTTTWEDPRKTLAAQTLAAQAAQQQAVQQQQASRELLGATPPHPAPSPQPQAVIVGESSNSRGGVLAPGRLQQQQRQAPAAAAAASVSSSPSPAVAAAAAGDLGPLPEGWEQATTPEGEVYFIDHIGRSTSWFDPRIPMHLQRPMVSQSQAPQMGASNWLNSPLSQAHKLRMQSLVQECATIKQRKDDIQALIMRQKASLALSEESTVASNMVCGPTGMDPFLSSLTDHSRQESADSGLGMGTGYSLPQTPDDFLSMDENMENMDINENDPVSQEMVSLDGPDINSLSAENIESTDDLVPSLQLTDDMSNDLLQSIINNAGGRTDNTLTWL; this comes from the exons ATggcaaacaacaataacacaGCGAAGACCTCGGTGGTGCGAATGGAAAATGACGACTCTCTGCAACTCATGTTCGACCTGGTGCTCAAGCCCAACTCGCAGCGGCCGCTGCAGGTGCCCCTGCGCATGAGGAAACTGCCCGACTCGTTTTTCAAGCCGCCCGGCAAGGGCTCCAAGTCCGGCTCCGGCACCAACATCTCGCACAGCCGCGAGAACAGTTCCGACTCGACCTTCGGCGCCGGCAACACCAACGTCAACTCGCCTTCCGCCACCGTCTCCGCGTCCGCCGGctcgccgcagcagcagcaacagcagcagttgGCGCCGCaagcggcgccgccgccgccgctgcagaTCAGCCATCCCAGGGCGCACAGCTCGCCGGCGTCGCTGCAGCAGACGTACGCCTCGGCGCACCAACAGGTGCCGACCGCCAGCGCTGCCGCCCACCACCATCGACAGCGCAGTTTCGACGTCCTCGGGGACAGCGGACCTGACCCCCTAGGACCCCTGCCTCCCGGCTGGGAGCAGGCCCGCACGGCAGAGGGACAAATCTACTTCTTAAA CCACCACTCACGTACCACGACCTGGGAGGATCCACGCAAGACCCTGGCCGCACAGACCCTGGCCGCGCAGGCAGCCCAGCAGCAGGCGGTGCAGCAGCAACAGGCTTCGAGAGAGCTCCTCGGGGCCACGCCGCCACATCCTGCTCCATCCCCTCAACCTCAAG cAGTCATCGTCGGCGAGTCAAGCAACAGCCGCGGCGGGGTGCTCGCCCCCGGCCGCCTCCAGCAGCAACAGCGGCAAGCGCcggcagccgccgccgccgcctccgtgTCGTCGTCGCCGTCGCCAGCGgtcgcggcggccgccgccggcgaCCTGGGCCCTCTTCCCGAGGGCTGGGAACAGGCCACCACCCCCGAGGGAGAAGTTTACTTCATCGACCACATCGGCCGGTCCACCAGCTGGTTTGACCCTAGAATAC cGATGCACCTGCAACGACCCATGGTTTCCCAGTCGCAGGCACCCCAAATGGGGGCGTCCAACTGGCTCAACAGCCCCCTCAGCCAGGCACACAAACTGCGCATGCAGAGTCTGGTCCAAGAGTGCGCCACTATCAAACAACGAAAAGACGACATT CAAGCGCTAATCATGCGGCAAAAAGCGAGTCTGGCGCTGAGCGAAGAGAGCACGGTGGCGAGCAACATGGTTTGCGGCCCGACCGGCATGGACCCCTTCCTCAGCAGCTTGACTGATCACTCGCGCCAGGAGTCTGCGGACAGTGGCCTGGGAATGGGCACTGGATACAGCCTGCCGCAGACTCCGGACGACTTTCTCAGCATGGATGAGAACATGGAGAATATGGACATTAATG AGAATGACCCTGTCAGTCAAGAAATGGTGTCGTTAGACGGACCAGACATCAACTCACTCAGTGCAGAAAATATTGAGTCTACTGATGATCTTGTTCCGTCTCTACAG TTGACCGACGACATGTCCAACGATCTGCTGCAGTCCATCATCAACAACGCAGGAGGAAGGACCGACAACACGCTCACATGGCTCTAG